In Rhodothermales bacterium, the genomic window GCCTGCTCGACGGACTGGGGCTCGCCCGCCGGATAGATGCTGAACGCTGGGCCTTGACGGCCGAGGGCGTTGAACGTGCACGGGACGTCATCAATCGGCTATGAGTGCATCCCTCGAAATCCAATTGATCGCCATAGTGGTGGCCGTGGCATGTGCCTTGCCCGGAGTCTTCCTGGTATTGCAGCGCATGGCCATGATGAGCGATGCCATCAGCCACGCCATTCTACCCGGCATTGTCGTCGCGTTCTTCCTGACCGGCAACCTGGGATCGCCGTGGCTCATTGTCGGCGCCGCGGGGACCGGTGTGTTGACGGTAGCGCTGGTGGAAATGCTGCGGAAAACCGGGCTGTTGAAAGAGGATGCGGCGATCGGGATCGTTTTTCCGGCCCTCTTCAGCCTGGGGGTCGTCCTGATTGCCCGGTACGCCGGGGATATCCATCTGGATGTGGATGCGGTGCTGCTGGGAGAGTTGGCCTTTGCCCCGTTCAACCGGATGGTGATTGGCGGCGTGGACATCGGCCCGCAGGCGCTCGTGGTCATGAGCGTGATCCTGGCGCTGAACGTGGCCCTCTTGTCCCTGTTCCATAAGGAATTGGTACTCACCACGTTCGATCCCGCGCTGGCCTCGGCGTTGGGCTTCCTGCCCGGCGTGGTGACCTACGGGTTGATGGGCGCGGTCAGCGTCACCGCCGTCGGCGCATTCGATGCGGTAGGATCCATCCTGGTCGTTGCGTTGATGGTGGCGCCACCGGCCGCCGCGTACCTCTGGACCGAACGATTGCGCATGATGATGCTGTTGGCCGTTGTTTTCGGCATGGTCAGTGGTGTTGGAGGATACTGGATGGCTCGCTGGCTGGACGCATCCATTGCCGGGTCCATGGCTTCGGTGGCCGGGATCGTGTTCATTGTTTCCTTCGTGATGGCACCCGATCAGGGATGGTTGCCCCAGATTGTCCGCAAATCGGCGCAAAAAGTAGCCTTTGGCAGGACCATGTTGCTGATTCATTTGTTGCATCACGAAGGATTGGCCAATGCCAGTCGCGAATGCAGCGTATCTCATCTGGAAGACCACCTGCGCTGGGAGCATGGATTTGCCTCCAGGGCTGTCCGGTCAGCCGTCCAGATGGGATTCGTAAAGTTGCGGGATGAAGTGCTTTATTTGACCGATGAAGGCCGAAAACACGCCAACCGGGCGCTTGTCGACCTGTAGTTGAAAAAAATTTTCAATCCCAGCGCGAATTGCACAATTCTGGACGTAATTACGATTAGCCGGGGTGGACCCATTCCGGTAACCATAGGACAAACCCGAATTCGACAATTACCTTGTCGTAGCCCATACGTCACAAGGGAGTAATTACCATTATGAATTACAGAGTTACAGCCCTGACTCTCCTCATGGCCGTTTTCGCGGTCGGCTCAGCCAGCGCCACGGACCGCATTGTGGACGGTGTCGGCCCGGACAACGGCGCATGCACGTTGGCTACACCGTGTGCCACGCTGGGTGCCGCATTGCTTGCGGCGCAGCAGGGGGACACGATCATCATCAATGCCGGTGTTGCCCTGACGGAAGGTGAGTTGGTCATCGACAAGAATTTCATCACCATCCGTTCGGATTGGGGAGCCGATGCACCGGTATTCGATGGTGTCAACCGTACGCTCGACCCGACGGCCACTCCTACGACAACGACGTGTGACGCCAATGAAGCCTGTATCGACATCGCAGGCTTCGACTACGCACTGGAGATCCAGGCCAACAATGTGACCATTGACGGCATCCAGATCATCGGCGACGCCGACGGCGCGAACGACGCCTATGCCGGCATTGCCATCCTGGGCGGTTATGATCGCTGGACCATCAAGAATGTGCTGGTCCACAACATCGCCAACAAACGCTCCGGTTCGAACTTCAATCTTTCGTTCGGTGTTTTCGGGAATGCCAACATTACGACCGGAAGTGCCACGATGACGGGCAACGAGATCAAGGACAGCTACTTCTACAATCTCGGTGGCGAGAATGTCGGTGGCGTGAACGTGACGGCAGGCGTGGGCATCTACCTCGAAGGGCTGGAGGGAGATGTGGCGGAATGTAACGCGATCGACAAGTTCCTGTGCGGTGCCTGGATCCACGACAACACGTTGTTCCAGTTGGCGCGCGGTATCAACATCAACAACTTCACCGAATTCGTGGACGGCCGTGAGCCTGCCGTCGGTGTCATCGTGCCGCAGGACGAAGAAAATCCCATGCCGAACAACGGCGCGCGGATCAATTCGAACACCTATGACTGGCACGTACTCGGACTGGTCAACACCGAACTGGATACAGGTGTGGCCA contains:
- a CDS encoding metal ABC transporter permease, with protein sequence MSASLEIQLIAIVVAVACALPGVFLVLQRMAMMSDAISHAILPGIVVAFFLTGNLGSPWLIVGAAGTGVLTVALVEMLRKTGLLKEDAAIGIVFPALFSLGVVLIARYAGDIHLDVDAVLLGELAFAPFNRMVIGGVDIGPQALVVMSVILALNVALLSLFHKELVLTTFDPALASALGFLPGVVTYGLMGAVSVTAVGAFDAVGSILVVALMVAPPAAAYLWTERLRMMMLLAVVFGMVSGVGGYWMARWLDASIAGSMASVAGIVFIVSFVMAPDQGWLPQIVRKSAQKVAFGRTMLLIHLLHHEGLANASRECSVSHLEDHLRWEHGFASRAVRSAVQMGFVKLRDEVLYLTDEGRKHANRALVDL